The following coding sequences are from one Desulfobacterales bacterium window:
- a CDS encoding NADH:ubiquinone reductase (Na(+)-transporting) subunit F encodes MIYLISFLTFTGLMLILVFLLLFVEGKIVIKGEKTVIINDREDKKLKVRTGSTLLSNLSNNKIFLPSACGGGGACGMCKCKITEGGGSVMPTELAHLSRKEIKDNIRLACQLKVKDDLKIYIPNEIFSIRKYNAAVVSNENVATFIKELIVKLDEGQELNFKAGSYIQIDIPEYEMSFGELRARIADRFKTAWDRFNLWGLKSKSVLPIFRAYSLANPPFEKNRLRFTIRIATPPGGTQLPPGVGSSYIFYLKPGDKVTLSGPYGEFFIKNTNREMCFIGGGAGMAPLHSQILDQLLSFKTNRIMTFWYGARSKQEMFYDEEFKELASKHDNFSYYIALSEPQKEDNWEGLTGFIHNCLYDTYLSKHKDPTEIEYYLCGPPPMINAVLKMLDNLGVEPEIIAFDKF; translated from the coding sequence TTGATATATCTAATAAGCTTTTTAACTTTTACAGGATTAATGCTTATACTTGTTTTTTTACTGCTATTTGTGGAAGGAAAAATAGTTATAAAGGGTGAAAAAACTGTAATTATTAATGATAGAGAAGATAAAAAACTTAAAGTTAGAACAGGTTCAACTCTTTTATCTAATCTTTCAAATAATAAAATATTTCTTCCATCCGCTTGTGGAGGAGGTGGCGCATGCGGTATGTGTAAATGTAAGATTACAGAAGGTGGTGGAAGTGTTATGCCTACCGAACTTGCACATTTATCTCGAAAAGAAATTAAAGACAACATAAGACTCGCATGTCAATTAAAAGTCAAAGATGATTTAAAAATATATATTCCTAACGAAATTTTTAGCATACGAAAATATAACGCTGCCGTTGTTTCTAACGAAAATGTAGCTACTTTTATTAAAGAATTAATTGTAAAATTAGATGAAGGGCAAGAGCTTAATTTTAAAGCCGGCTCTTACATACAAATAGATATTCCTGAATACGAAATGTCTTTTGGAGAACTTCGAGCAAGAATTGCGGATAGATTTAAAACTGCTTGGGATAGATTTAATTTGTGGGGCTTAAAATCCAAATCAGTTCTACCTATATTTAGAGCATATTCTCTTGCAAACCCGCCTTTTGAAAAAAATCGGTTACGATTTACTATTAGAATCGCAACACCGCCAGGAGGAACTCAACTTCCTCCTGGTGTAGGGTCTTCCTATATTTTCTATCTGAAACCTGGTGATAAAGTTACTTTAAGTGGACCCTACGGAGAATTTTTTATAAAAAATACTAATAGAGAAATGTGTTTTATCGGAGGCGGTGCTGGAATGGCTCCTTTGCACAGTCAAATACTTGATCAATTACTATCCTTTAAAACAAACAGAATAATGACATTCTGGTACGGAGCCCGTTCAAAACAAGAAATGTTTTATGATGAAGAGTTTAAAGAACTCGCAAGTAAGCATGATAATTTTTCTTATTATATTGCCCTTTCCGAGCCTCAAAAAGAAGATAATTGGGAAGGATTAACAGGCTTTATACATAATTGCCTATATGATACCTACCTTTCAAAACATAAGGACCCAACCGAAATAGAATATTACCTTTGCGGTCCTCCCCCTATGATTAACGCTGTTCTTAAAATGCTTGATAATCTTGGAGTAGAACCAGAAATAATAGCTTTTGATAAATTTTAA
- a CDS encoding NADH:ubiquinone reductase (Na(+)-transporting) subunit D, with protein sequence MEQEKNKLVDAFVEPLWENNPVYVQVLGICSALAVTVQLKTAFVMAISLTIVVGFSSLSISLMRNIIPRNVRIIVELIVIATLVILADEILRAFLYNISKQLSVFVGLIITNCIVMGRAETYALGHPPLESFLDGIGNGLGYGLVLISVAFIRELLGAGSIFGFKVIPSVFYNAGYLDMGFMLLAPGAFIVIGLLVWLKKSL encoded by the coding sequence ATGGAGCAGGAAAAAAATAAACTTGTGGATGCTTTTGTTGAGCCATTATGGGAAAATAATCCTGTTTATGTTCAAGTTCTTGGAATATGCTCAGCATTAGCAGTTACAGTTCAGCTTAAAACAGCTTTTGTTATGGCAATATCCTTAACTATTGTAGTAGGATTTTCAAGTTTGTCCATTTCACTAATGCGTAACATAATTCCGAGGAATGTTAGAATTATTGTTGAATTAATAGTTATAGCAACTCTTGTAATTCTTGCCGATGAAATTTTAAGAGCGTTTCTTTACAATATAAGCAAACAATTATCCGTATTTGTAGGACTTATTATTACAAACTGTATAGTTATGGGCAGGGCTGAAACTTATGCACTTGGACATCCTCCTTTAGAATCTTTTCTTGATGGAATCGGAAACGGGTTAGGATATGGACTTGTTTTAATATCAGTAGCATTTATTCGTGAACTTCTTGGAGCAGGCTCAATTTTTGGTTTTAAAGTAATACCTTCCGTATTTTATAATGCAGGATATCTTGACATGGGCTTTATGCTCCTAGCACCTGGAGCTTTTATAGTTATAGGTCTTTTAGTATGGCTAAAAAAATCACTTTAA
- a CDS encoding ABC transporter substrate-binding protein, with the protein MKKIIFIIILINFLITNVPADTMPKTGGTIIYGFTGQIAAFDPIKSNDIETIAVMSAIYETLVRYKDDFTDIEPGLATSWNVSKDAKEWIFYLRKGVYFHDGTPFNADSVIFSFSRQTIDKKGVTKIEAIDDYTLKFFLEEPYAPFLYGLSSTLAYIVSPTAVQKWGNEFGNHPVGTGAFKFKDWKQGDPVVLEKNTSYWDTPPYVEKVVYQPFTNNKDLLIALKTAAVHVMGSVDPQDIVTIERDENLKIAYKPGINISYLAMNTEKKPFDNVKVRQAINYAINKKKLVKFLFQGLAIPAVTPIPPLLWGNNKNIVDYDYNPQKAKELLKEAGYPNGFETTLWQMPVPRPYNPQPEKIAEIFKASLADVGIKAEIISSYDWKTYLAKGKLGEHEMAFFGWVPDYPDPDQFLYKLLDKDNAVKKIARNRAFYKNEQVHELLIKARQILDIKERSRLYYEAQKIIHDDAPWVPIAHVQQFLAFRKNIHDIIVDPRGTHKFYKAWIE; encoded by the coding sequence ATGAAAAAAATTATTTTTATTATTATCCTGATTAATTTCCTTATCACTAATGTTCCGGCTGATACTATGCCTAAAACAGGGGGAACAATTATTTACGGATTCACCGGACAAATTGCCGCTTTTGATCCTATCAAGTCCAATGATATCGAAACTATAGCCGTTATGTCTGCTATTTATGAAACTTTGGTTCGCTATAAAGACGATTTTACAGATATAGAACCGGGTTTGGCTACATCCTGGAATGTCTCAAAAGATGCCAAGGAATGGATTTTTTATTTACGTAAAGGAGTTTATTTTCATGATGGAACTCCTTTTAATGCTGATTCTGTAATATTCTCCTTTTCAAGACAAACTATCGACAAAAAAGGTGTAACAAAAATAGAAGCTATAGATGACTATACTTTAAAATTTTTTTTAGAAGAACCGTATGCTCCTTTCCTTTACGGTTTAAGTTCCACTTTAGCGTACATTGTCAGTCCAACAGCAGTTCAAAAATGGGGCAATGAATTTGGAAATCATCCAGTTGGAACAGGTGCTTTTAAGTTTAAGGATTGGAAGCAAGGGGATCCAGTAGTTTTAGAAAAAAACACAAGTTACTGGGACACTCCCCCTTATGTAGAGAAAGTTGTATATCAACCATTCACCAACAACAAAGATCTTCTCATTGCACTAAAAACCGCTGCTGTTCATGTCATGGGAAGCGTAGATCCTCAAGATATCGTAACTATCGAAAGAGATGAAAATTTAAAAATTGCTTATAAACCTGGTATTAATATAAGTTATTTGGCAATGAATACTGAAAAAAAACCCTTTGATAATGTTAAAGTTAGACAAGCCATCAATTATGCCATTAATAAAAAGAAATTAGTTAAATTCCTTTTTCAGGGCTTAGCAATTCCTGCAGTCACTCCTATTCCTCCTCTTCTATGGGGAAATAATAAAAATATAGTAGATTATGATTATAATCCACAAAAAGCGAAAGAATTACTCAAAGAAGCCGGATATCCAAATGGATTTGAAACAACTCTTTGGCAAATGCCTGTCCCTCGACCTTATAATCCGCAACCAGAAAAAATTGCAGAAATATTTAAAGCAAGTTTAGCAGACGTAGGAATTAAAGCGGAGATTATTTCTTCCTATGATTGGAAAACATATCTCGCAAAAGGTAAATTAGGAGAACATGAAATGGCTTTTTTTGGTTGGGTTCCTGACTATCCTGATCCGGATCAATTTCTTTACAAATTGCTGGATAAAGATAATGCTGTTAAAAAAATTGCCCGTAATCGTGCTTTCTATAAAAATGAGCAGGTGCATGAATTACTAATTAAAGCCAGACAAATTTTAGATATAAAAGAACGTTCGCGCTTATATTATGAAGCTCAAAAAATTATTCATGATGACGCGCCTTGGGTACCAATTGCCCATGTCCAACAATTTTTAGCCTTTCGTAAGA
- a CDS encoding response regulator: MTCMHVIAQENLIEFSYLEKVWIEIHKTIPIRYVIPPKYTPVSFVENSHPNGMVSDYLEILKQKTGLVFELVDVPFKEGLNMARKNEIDFFPCLAYTPERSEFLSFTEPYISFPLVIVTRKDENDIVRIEDLAGRKVALDPDLVAYSKLKQLSDQFVVNYVFRKTIPNEMKAVFLGQADACFASSAVAGHLISLNGWSNLKIALETDWEDVKLRMGVRKDWPEFTAILEKTLNNISRAEHETIINKWVSIRFEHGMSSQFYFRRFLPFVFAVLIVLVSMVIFLYVLTHKNRALAYTQMLLREAIQAEESARLIAESADQSKSSFLANMSHEIRTPMNAIIGFSGLALKTKLTNKQHDYIYKIESSAKSLLGIINDILDFSKIEAGKLEIEAIDFNLEEVLNNIINMVSVKVTEKGLELISKIDNDVPTALIGDSLRLGQVLLNLVNNAVKFTESGHICIKIELADIDELKCKLKFSVIDSGIGMTPEQITKLFSAFSQADTSITRKFGGTGLGLAISKHLIEMMDGEIFVESEVNKGSAFIFTVYFKRVLGDKKRNFVIPEDIKGLKVLIVDDNPMARDILAEQLDSLKFKVVTMPSAQAAIIELERAAKEGEPYELVLMDWKMPKMDGIEASKKIKNDINLEQIPLIIMVTGFGSEEVMKQVQQAGINGFLMKPVMPSLMFDTIMQVFGSEASSSNQRKNTTVEMPIEMLKTIEGAKVLLVEDNEMNQQVATEILKSAGLVVDIVNNGHEGVEAVIRTEYDIVLMDIQMPIMDGYEATKLIRQNKNLKNLPIIAMTAHAISGAKEECIKNGMNDYISKPIEPIKLFKTLMKWIKPGIRVLNSNIKAQHERAKMHNYDVEFPDTMPGIDIKTGLNRINGNKHLYKQMLLNFAKKYSNLTEEIRTKIMQNDFSNANKIAHTVKGVAGNLSIDGIQLAAHELEIATKERQIGINYDQLLSNLDCSLKLVIKSIKNLAKVNKGDL; this comes from the coding sequence TTGACGTGCATGCACGTAATTGCCCAAGAAAACCTCATTGAATTTAGTTATTTGGAAAAGGTCTGGATCGAGATTCACAAAACGATTCCTATCCGCTACGTTATTCCACCTAAATATACCCCGGTCTCTTTTGTGGAAAATAGCCATCCTAATGGTATGGTCAGTGATTATTTGGAGATATTGAAACAAAAAACCGGACTTGTATTTGAACTTGTAGATGTACCTTTTAAGGAGGGTTTGAATATGGCCCGTAAAAATGAAATTGATTTTTTTCCTTGCCTGGCCTACACTCCTGAGAGATCCGAATTTCTATCGTTTACTGAGCCTTATATTTCATTCCCGCTCGTGATTGTAACTCGTAAGGACGAAAATGATATTGTCCGCATCGAAGACTTAGCTGGTCGAAAAGTTGCGCTTGATCCAGATTTGGTAGCTTACAGCAAGTTGAAACAACTTTCTGACCAATTCGTCGTAAATTATGTTTTTAGAAAGACTATTCCTAATGAAATGAAGGCTGTATTTTTGGGACAAGCAGATGCCTGCTTCGCATCATCTGCAGTAGCCGGTCACTTAATTTCTCTGAATGGCTGGTCAAACCTTAAAATTGCTCTGGAAACAGACTGGGAAGATGTGAAACTTCGTATGGGCGTGCGTAAGGACTGGCCTGAATTCACAGCTATTTTGGAAAAAACGTTGAACAATATCTCCAGAGCAGAACATGAAACTATCATCAACAAATGGGTGTCGATCCGGTTTGAGCATGGTATGTCAAGTCAGTTTTACTTCAGACGTTTCTTACCATTTGTGTTTGCTGTCCTGATCGTTCTGGTGAGCATGGTAATTTTTCTTTATGTGCTCACTCATAAAAACCGAGCTTTGGCTTACACCCAGATGCTGCTACGTGAAGCCATACAAGCAGAAGAATCCGCCCGTCTTATAGCCGAATCTGCCGATCAGTCTAAAAGTTCTTTTCTTGCCAACATGAGTCATGAAATACGGACACCTATGAATGCGATCATCGGTTTTTCAGGATTGGCTTTAAAGACAAAACTTACCAACAAACAACATGATTATATATATAAAATTGAATCTTCAGCTAAATCTCTTTTAGGGATTATCAACGATATTCTTGATTTTTCTAAAATTGAAGCTGGTAAGCTTGAAATCGAAGCTATTGATTTTAACTTAGAAGAAGTCCTAAACAACATTATTAACATGGTATCTGTAAAAGTAACGGAAAAAGGTCTGGAACTAATCAGTAAAATTGACAACGATGTGCCTACCGCTTTAATTGGAGACTCTTTACGTCTTGGACAGGTATTACTTAATTTAGTCAATAATGCAGTTAAGTTTACAGAATCGGGGCATATATGTATAAAAATAGAATTAGCAGATATTGACGAGCTTAAGTGTAAGTTAAAATTTTCTGTTATTGATAGTGGAATAGGAATGACACCTGAGCAAATAACAAAGCTCTTTTCTGCTTTTTCGCAAGCCGATACTTCTATAACTCGTAAATTTGGTGGAACCGGTCTTGGTCTTGCAATTAGCAAACATTTGATAGAGATGATGGATGGAGAAATATTTGTCGAGAGCGAAGTAAATAAAGGGAGCGCTTTTATATTTACAGTTTATTTTAAGCGTGTATTAGGAGATAAAAAACGCAATTTTGTTATTCCAGAAGATATCAAAGGTCTAAAAGTACTAATAGTTGATGATAATCCTATGGCAAGAGATATTTTAGCCGAGCAGCTTGATTCTTTAAAGTTTAAGGTTGTAACCATGCCTTCTGCACAAGCCGCAATTATTGAATTAGAAAGAGCCGCTAAGGAAGGAGAACCTTATGAGCTTGTCCTTATGGATTGGAAAATGCCTAAAATGGATGGAATTGAAGCTTCAAAAAAAATAAAAAACGATATAAATTTAGAACAGATTCCCTTAATTATAATGGTTACAGGTTTTGGATCTGAAGAGGTTATGAAACAGGTACAGCAAGCAGGGATCAATGGTTTTTTGATGAAACCTGTCATGCCGTCACTGATGTTTGATACGATTATGCAGGTCTTTGGGAGTGAAGCCTCATCCTCAAATCAAAGAAAAAATACCACAGTAGAAATGCCCATAGAAATGTTAAAAACTATAGAAGGTGCAAAAGTACTTTTAGTTGAAGATAATGAAATGAATCAACAAGTAGCTACTGAAATATTAAAGAGTGCGGGTTTGGTGGTAGATATCGTAAATAATGGACATGAAGGCGTTGAGGCAGTAATTAGAACTGAATATGATATCGTCCTTATGGATATTCAAATGCCTATCATGGATGGTTATGAAGCTACCAAGTTGATAAGGCAAAATAAAAATTTAAAGAATTTACCTATTATTGCTATGACTGCTCACGCCATTAGTGGTGCAAAGGAAGAATGTATTAAAAATGGTATGAATGATTATATCAGTAAACCTATAGAGCCAATAAAGTTATTTAAAACTCTTATGAAATGGATTAAACCAGGAATACGCGTTTTAAATTCAAATATAAAGGCTCAACATGAACGAGCAAAAATGCATAATTATGATGTTGAATTTCCAGATACCATGCCCGGCATTGATATTAAAACAGGTCTTAATCGTATAAATGGAAATAAACACTTATATAAACAGATGCTTTTAAATTTTGCTAAAAAATATTCTAATTTAACAGAAGAAATAAGAACAAAAATAATGCAAAATGATTTCTCTAACGCTAATAAAATTGCCCATACTGTTAAAGGCGTTGCTGGAAATCTTTCGATCGATGGCATTCAATTAGCCGCACATGAATTAGAAATAGCAACTAAGGAACGGCAGATCGGAATTAATTACGATCAATTATTGTCTAATCTTGACTGCTCTTTAAAGCTTGTAATAAAATCTATTAAAAATTTAGCAAAAGTAAATAAGGGGGATTTATGA
- a CDS encoding SUMF1/EgtB/PvdO family nonheme iron enzyme codes for MAQKCWNCKSKLPDGVWTCPNCQAIIAASGDESIDRSIELKSGQLAPGQTFAVRYEIKKYIGTGGLGVVYLAWDTQLKMDVTLKIVPEKYVFDEKYIDDFNLEVSNAQGLNHKNIVKLYDLDLWEGQAFITMEYITGNSLVNYIAEKGGKLSLKEAFPILQQICEAVDYAHSRKPPMIHKGLKIQNIRITEDETPKIADFGVSPILYESKSMGKKGESFETLPYLAPEQIEGKEVGQWTDIYAIAVMAYEMLSSLPPFHSGNLKNQILKQPPVSIVGVSDKVNQILFKALEKDPEKRPTDAKSFINALFDVYKSEANSGAKAVPDVQKQNEQEKKKNLVQESVSSKDEKRTKQKKEIKKLDIPAISPLKNITIFAFGILGILLAFVFSYKLFFPGHIITIKTDPKGAEVYIDNAIVGLAPVQIKGLSSGEHDLKIAMGDYETHETKFEVKKGKSELIDIKLNPFQYGQLIVTSKPDDAYVQIDGVIRGKTPLTLERVDKGYRKIILKKDGFDDWNGEIIIMPRQTGKIEANLAKNYGGIEIASEPSGADVYIDGDKKGQTPFIDTKINKGKLSIEIKKSCYAPQKKNIKIPGGERTKVEFKLSSVCGRLEVTSIPDATEWYLDGKKMGITPGKANDLRDGSYKIRIVKGGDYFVWEDTVSIKAGKTLKVSAKLKKLSAGDEWREPETGMIFVWVPSGCFNMGSPETEEGRGADESPLHKVCIDGFWMGKFEVTNRQYKMFRSDHDSKDFGQSLNGDSQPVVYVTWHDAKAFSKWLIEKTQGKYEFALPTEAEWEYACRGGTENKYYWGNEINPKYLNFSDINDPSGSSRKDLNDGYAVAAPVGSFKPNPFELYDMLGNVFEWCEDAYDKDAYKKHSESNPVIKAKESKRVLRGGSWGNDPTFVRCANRTSHAESAKLYYLGFRIVRTR; via the coding sequence ATGGCTCAAAAATGCTGGAATTGTAAATCAAAACTTCCAGATGGAGTATGGACTTGCCCCAACTGTCAGGCTATTATTGCAGCGTCAGGAGATGAAAGTATTGATCGCAGCATTGAACTTAAAAGCGGTCAACTCGCTCCTGGTCAAACATTTGCAGTCCGTTATGAAATAAAAAAATATATCGGAACTGGAGGTCTTGGGGTAGTTTATCTTGCGTGGGATACTCAGCTAAAAATGGATGTTACTTTAAAAATTGTGCCTGAAAAGTATGTTTTTGACGAAAAATACATTGATGATTTTAATCTCGAAGTTTCCAATGCACAAGGGCTTAACCATAAAAATATTGTAAAATTATATGATCTTGATTTATGGGAAGGCCAAGCATTTATTACAATGGAATATATCACTGGTAATTCCCTTGTGAATTATATAGCAGAAAAGGGCGGAAAATTATCTTTAAAAGAAGCTTTTCCGATTTTACAGCAAATATGTGAAGCTGTTGATTATGCCCATAGCAGAAAACCTCCAATGATTCATAAAGGACTTAAAATTCAAAACATTCGAATAACTGAAGATGAAACTCCTAAAATAGCTGATTTTGGAGTTTCTCCGATTTTATATGAATCGAAGTCAATGGGAAAAAAAGGTGAATCTTTTGAAACTTTGCCATATCTTGCTCCAGAACAAATTGAAGGAAAAGAAGTAGGTCAATGGACAGATATATATGCTATTGCTGTTATGGCTTACGAAATGCTCTCAAGCCTTCCTCCTTTTCATTCGGGAAATCTAAAAAACCAAATTTTAAAACAACCACCTGTTTCAATAGTTGGAGTTTCTGATAAAGTAAATCAAATTTTGTTCAAAGCTTTAGAAAAAGATCCAGAAAAAAGACCAACGGATGCTAAATCATTTATCAATGCTCTTTTTGATGTATATAAATCGGAAGCTAATTCCGGAGCTAAAGCTGTTCCAGACGTACAAAAACAAAACGAGCAAGAAAAGAAAAAAAATCTTGTTCAAGAATCTGTATCCTCAAAAGATGAAAAACGGACTAAACAAAAAAAAGAAATAAAAAAATTGGATATTCCAGCAATTAGCCCATTAAAAAATATCACAATATTTGCATTTGGGATATTAGGTATTTTGTTAGCGTTTGTTTTTTCCTATAAATTATTTTTTCCAGGACATATAATTACTATAAAAACAGATCCAAAAGGCGCGGAAGTTTATATTGATAATGCAATTGTAGGGTTAGCTCCCGTTCAAATTAAAGGACTAAGCTCCGGAGAGCATGATTTAAAAATTGCTATGGGAGATTATGAAACTCATGAGACAAAATTCGAAGTTAAAAAAGGAAAATCAGAACTAATTGATATAAAATTAAATCCTTTCCAGTATGGTCAGTTAATAGTAACAAGCAAGCCAGATGATGCTTACGTTCAAATTGATGGGGTGATAAGGGGCAAAACGCCTCTAACGCTTGAAAGAGTTGATAAAGGCTATAGAAAAATAATTTTAAAAAAAGATGGCTTTGATGATTGGAATGGGGAAATAATAATTATGCCTCGACAAACAGGAAAAATTGAAGCCAACCTTGCAAAAAATTATGGCGGAATTGAAATTGCTTCTGAACCAAGCGGAGCCGATGTTTATATTGACGGAGACAAAAAAGGACAAACTCCTTTTATTGACACTAAAATTAATAAAGGAAAACTTTCTATTGAAATAAAAAAAAGTTGTTATGCTCCTCAAAAGAAAAATATAAAAATTCCTGGGGGTGAAAGAACTAAAGTTGAATTTAAACTTTCTTCTGTTTGTGGAAGGCTTGAAGTAACAAGTATTCCTGATGCTACAGAATGGTATTTAGACGGTAAAAAAATGGGAATAACTCCTGGAAAAGCTAACGATTTGAGGGATGGTTCTTATAAAATAAGAATAGTTAAAGGAGGCGATTATTTTGTATGGGAAGATACGGTTTCTATAAAAGCTGGAAAAACATTAAAAGTTTCAGCAAAACTAAAAAAACTTTCTGCTGGAGATGAATGGAGAGAGCCTGAAACAGGAATGATATTTGTTTGGGTTCCTTCGGGATGTTTTAATATGGGAAGCCCAGAAACAGAAGAGGGTAGGGGGGCTGACGAATCACCTTTACATAAAGTCTGCATTGACGGCTTTTGGATGGGAAAATTTGAAGTCACTAATCGTCAATATAAAATGTTTAGATCGGATCATGACAGTAAAGATTTTGGTCAATCTTTAAACGGAGACAGCCAACCCGTTGTTTATGTAACTTGGCATGATGCTAAGGCTTTTTCAAAATGGCTCATTGAAAAGACTCAAGGAAAATATGAATTTGCATTGCCTACTGAAGCTGAATGGGAATATGCCTGTAGAGGTGGAACTGAAAACAAATATTATTGGGGAAATGAAATTAATCCTAAGTATTTAAATTTTTCAGACATAAACGACCCGAGCGGATCTTCACGAAAAGATTTGAATGACGGCTATGCTGTAGCTGCTCCTGTTGGAAGTTTTAAACCTAATCCTTTTGAACTTTATGATATGCTTGGTAATGTCTTTGAATGGTGCGAAGACGCGTATGATAAGGATGCCTATAAAAAACACTCTGAATCGAATCCTGTTATAAAAGCAAAAGAAAGTAAACGTGTATTAAGAGGAGGAAGCTGGGGAAATGACCCGACTTTTGTAAGATGCGCAAATAGAACTAGTCACGCAGAAAGTGCTAAGCTTTATTATCTTGGTTTTAGGATTGTAAGGACGAGGTAA
- a CDS encoding DNA alkylation repair protein: protein MTSQESFNELIELGDSSRAEHAQRFFKTGEGEYGEGDKFLGIKVPILRQQVKKYKNIRLDEILVLLKSEFHEVRLFSLFMLVEKFAKGTPEDKTKIYELYLSNTKYINNWDLVDSSASYIVGAYLSDKDKKPLYKLAKSKNLWERRISIIATFYMIKQNEFYDALEISKILKNDKEDLIHKAVGWMLREIGKRNISVEKVFLEKYYKELPRTMLRYAIEKFPENERKMYLQGTI from the coding sequence ATGACTTCGCAAGAAAGTTTTAATGAGCTTATTGAATTAGGAGATTCATCACGAGCAGAACATGCTCAACGATTTTTCAAGACAGGAGAGGGTGAATATGGAGAAGGCGATAAATTTCTTGGAATCAAGGTTCCGATACTAAGACAGCAAGTAAAAAAATACAAAAATATTAGACTTGATGAGATTTTAGTTTTACTTAAATCTGAATTTCATGAAGTGAGATTATTTTCTCTTTTCATGTTAGTAGAAAAATTTGCTAAAGGAACTCCTGAAGACAAAACAAAAATATATGAACTATACTTAAGCAACACAAAATATATCAATAATTGGGATTTAGTTGATAGCTCAGCCAGCTATATTGTTGGCGCATATTTAAGTGATAAAGATAAAAAGCCTTTATATAAATTGGCAAAGTCAAAAAATCTTTGGGAGCGTCGAATCTCTATTATTGCTACTTTCTATATGATAAAACAAAATGAATTTTACGATGCATTAGAAATATCAAAAATACTTAAGAATGATAAGGAAGATTTAATTCACAAAGCTGTTGGATGGATGTTAAGGGAAATTGGCAAAAGAAATATATCAGTAGAAAAGGTGTTCTTGGAGAAATATTACAAAGAACTGCCTCGTACCATGTTAAGGTATGCTATAGAAAAATTTCCTGAAAATGAACGTAAAATGTATTTGCAAGGGACAATATAA
- the nqrE gene encoding NADH:ubiquinone reductase (Na(+)-transporting) subunit E, translating into MENLFSIALNSVFVGNILLAYFLGMCSFLAVSKNIKTATGLGLAVIFVISVTTPVNWLVYHYLLAPSALKWAGLPNINIGFLKLIIFISVIAAIVQALEMIIDRISPTLYSALGVFLPLIAVNCAVLGASLFMVEREYSFIEATVFGIGSGTGWFLAIVSMAAIRKKLRYADVPEGLRGFGITIIVTGLMAMAFMLFSGINL; encoded by the coding sequence ATGGAAAATCTTTTTAGCATTGCATTAAATTCAGTTTTTGTCGGTAATATTCTTCTTGCCTATTTTTTAGGCATGTGTTCCTTTTTGGCTGTTTCAAAAAATATTAAAACAGCTACAGGATTAGGACTTGCTGTTATATTTGTTATTTCCGTTACAACACCAGTTAATTGGTTGGTTTATCATTATCTCCTCGCGCCTTCTGCTTTAAAATGGGCTGGACTTCCGAATATTAATATCGGATTTTTAAAATTAATAATATTTATATCAGTAATAGCCGCAATTGTTCAAGCTCTTGAAATGATTATTGATAGAATTTCTCCAACTTTATACAGCGCTCTTGGAGTATTTCTTCCTTTAATAGCTGTAAACTGTGCGGTTCTTGGAGCTTCATTATTTATGGTCGAAAGGGAATATTCTTTTATTGAAGCTACTGTATTTGGAATAGGTTCCGGAACTGGATGGTTTTTAGCGATAGTTTCAATGGCTGCAATACGAAAAAAATTAAGATATGCAGATGTTCCTGAAGGATTACGTGGGTTTGGAATAACAATAATAGTTACAGGCCTTATGGCGATGGCTTTTATGCTTTTTTCCGGCATAAATCTTTAA